One stretch of Ornithinimicrobium ciconiae DNA includes these proteins:
- a CDS encoding dihydrofolate reductase family protein, which translates to MRKVVSGLFHSLDGAVEGPDQWQFDSFDAELGELMTRTIGSIDEAIMGRVTYEEWSGYWPNSAPGEDNPFSEFINTVPKHVASTTLTGPLAWQNSHLIEGNLHDHVRHLKESQGHDVGVQGSISIVRELFLAGLLDELVLVTHPVIAGRSFRRLFQHEDPTTRLDLTDLVRTSAGNVVQTYRLRPT; encoded by the coding sequence ATGCGCAAGGTAGTTTCTGGCCTGTTCCACTCCCTCGACGGAGCTGTCGAGGGGCCAGACCAGTGGCAGTTCGACAGCTTCGATGCCGAGCTCGGTGAGCTGATGACCCGCACGATCGGCAGCATCGACGAGGCGATCATGGGCCGGGTGACCTATGAGGAGTGGTCCGGCTACTGGCCGAACTCAGCTCCGGGCGAGGACAACCCCTTCTCTGAGTTCATCAACACGGTCCCCAAGCACGTCGCCTCCACCACCCTCACCGGACCCTTGGCGTGGCAGAACTCGCACCTGATCGAGGGCAACCTGCACGACCACGTGCGCCATCTCAAGGAGAGCCAAGGGCACGACGTCGGGGTGCAGGGAAGCATCAGCATCGTGCGCGAGCTGTTCCTTGCCGGGCTGCTCGACGAACTGGTGCTGGTCACCCACCCGGTGATTGCCGGCAGGTCCTTCCGCCGCCTCTTCCAGCACGAGGATCCGACCACCCGTCTTGACCTCACCGACCTCGTTCGCACCTCGGCAGGCAATGTCGTGCAGACCTACCGGCTGCGCCCCACCTGA
- a CDS encoding SdpA family antimicrobial peptide system protein, with the protein MPSNVLSTRDGSKLRTVSVELAQQSWVFFTRPPSYHELTPYSVEGNGEIVSALRFPQTNPDNLFGLARKQRAQGPEMANLVGVVGSDSWVACGDLTAEVDCARRATEELDVIEIVNTSTVPTICGKSVLVENEPVRWSFRDVYEGQRLPVRATLLEAKCEESR; encoded by the coding sequence ATGCCGAGCAACGTTCTCAGCACGCGGGATGGCTCCAAACTGCGAACAGTGAGCGTGGAGTTGGCGCAACAAAGTTGGGTATTTTTCACTCGGCCACCTTCGTACCACGAATTGACTCCATACAGCGTGGAAGGAAACGGCGAGATTGTCTCCGCACTGCGGTTTCCGCAGACGAACCCAGACAACTTGTTCGGTCTAGCCCGTAAGCAGCGAGCCCAAGGCCCAGAGATGGCAAACCTCGTCGGTGTGGTCGGGTCAGATTCGTGGGTCGCCTGTGGGGACTTGACGGCTGAGGTCGACTGCGCACGCCGCGCGACCGAAGAACTTGATGTGATTGAGATCGTAAACACCTCGACTGTCCCCACGATTTGCGGAAAGTCCGTCCTCGTTGAGAACGAACCGGTCCGGTGGTCTTTCCGTGACGTGTACGAGGGCCAACGATTGCCTGTTCGGGCCACGTTGCTTGAAGCTAAATGTGAGGAGTCCCGGTGA
- a CDS encoding sporulation-delaying protein SdpB family protein: MTWSSIRRRNTDVIPSIAQAVGDFDVRRSRVFAVARSLMAIAQITVLLFTPTSYLIVPVAGAPTGPQCGNFNDWTAYCLVGSTDLQWVSWLLIAGLVLVISGALPRMTAVLHVWITFSISTAIVLPDGGESAAQLFCVFFLLIGLADSRRNHWSVSPAGTSPSPLAPAAWAGWWGLRVQVFWIYVTASIAKFSVAEWADGSAIYYVTRQVFFGVDGPLAGPILFLTEIPIVSLGLTWGSMILELSIAILVLLPYRYRRGAFFLSAMFHVGIIFTIGLWSFGAIMIAGVLATLSDRGSHHGFISVAHVDDESGRTVPAGCQVKVRDREAPAGVSA, translated from the coding sequence GTGACTTGGAGCTCCATTCGTCGCAGGAATACCGATGTCATCCCATCCATCGCCCAAGCTGTCGGGGACTTCGACGTTCGGCGATCGCGTGTTTTTGCCGTTGCGCGGTCCCTCATGGCAATTGCCCAGATTACAGTCCTACTTTTCACCCCGACCTCGTACTTGATCGTCCCGGTAGCGGGGGCGCCGACTGGACCTCAGTGTGGAAATTTCAACGACTGGACGGCTTACTGTCTAGTGGGCAGCACGGATCTTCAGTGGGTCTCCTGGCTCCTAATTGCGGGCCTCGTGCTGGTGATCTCAGGGGCGCTGCCGAGGATGACCGCCGTTTTGCATGTTTGGATAACCTTCTCGATCTCCACTGCCATTGTTCTTCCGGACGGAGGGGAGTCGGCCGCGCAGTTGTTCTGTGTGTTCTTTTTGTTGATTGGACTCGCTGACTCTAGGAGGAACCACTGGTCGGTCTCGCCTGCTGGCACATCACCGTCGCCATTGGCGCCTGCCGCTTGGGCTGGATGGTGGGGCCTTCGGGTGCAGGTATTTTGGATTTATGTGACGGCTAGTATTGCCAAGTTTTCCGTGGCTGAGTGGGCTGACGGGAGTGCCATATACTATGTGACTCGTCAAGTATTCTTCGGGGTGGATGGCCCCCTCGCCGGCCCAATCCTTTTCCTCACTGAAATCCCTATCGTCAGCCTGGGGTTGACCTGGGGATCGATGATTCTGGAACTCTCAATCGCGATCCTGGTTCTGTTGCCATACCGGTATCGACGTGGGGCGTTCTTTTTGTCAGCCATGTTCCATGTCGGAATCATCTTTACGATCGGGCTATGGAGTTTCGGGGCGATCATGATCGCAGGAGTTCTGGCGACGCTGTCGGACCGTGGGTCCCATCATGGTTTCATTTCAGTGGCCCACGTTGATGACGAATCGGGTCGGACCGTTCCTGCGGGCTGCCAAGTGAAGGTCCGAGATCGGGAAGCGCCGGCGGGTGTGAGCGCATGA
- a CDS encoding SdpI family protein has product MERKGPNAWIGMRSPATVASPQAWAAAHRAAWPAARAGCLLALVLLAAAGVVAAMPSGLSQFEIGSLGTGAATIAILITFLIAFRKAEHAASSAE; this is encoded by the coding sequence ATGGAACGCAAGGGACCCAACGCCTGGATCGGGATGCGAAGTCCGGCGACCGTCGCATCACCTCAGGCTTGGGCCGCAGCTCACCGAGCTGCTTGGCCGGCTGCCCGGGCAGGTTGCCTCTTGGCCCTGGTGTTACTGGCCGCAGCAGGTGTGGTCGCCGCCATGCCTTCGGGGCTGAGCCAGTTTGAGATCGGCTCGCTAGGGACGGGGGCGGCGACAATCGCCATTCTTATTACCTTCCTGATCGCCTTCCGTAAAGCTGAGCACGCGGCTTCGTCAGCGGAGTGA